AGGGCCTTCATGCTGGAGGGCGAGCCGCAGCATTGCTTTCAGTTCCTCTCCGCCCTTGGGCGCCATGAAGAGCAGGTTCGGGATATGCCGCAAAAAGGAGATGTCGAAGAGGCCCTGATGGGTCGGCCCATCCTCTCCGACGATGCCCGCCCTGTCTATCGCAAAGACTACCGGGAGGTTCTGGAGACAGACATCGTGTACTATCTCATCATATGCCCTCTGGAGAAACGTAGAGTAGATCGCGACGAAGGGTCTGAGGCCCTGCGATGCGAGTCCTGCCGCGAAGGTCACCGCGTGGGGCTCGGCAATGCCGACATCATAGAACCTCTCGGGGTATCTCTTCGCAAAACACTCAAGACCGGTACCCTCGCGCATCGCGGCTGAGACCGCCACGACCCGCATGTCTTTCTGTGCGAGTTCCGTCACCGCCTGTCCGAAGACATCGCTGTAAGCAGGGATGGAGGTGTCTGATGTGACGACACCGGTATCCACATCGAACGGACCGATGCCGTGAAACACGCAGGGATCCTCTTCGGAATATTTGTACCCTTTCCCTTTCTTGGTTATCACATGAATCAAAGAGGGCGAATCTCCGTTCATCACGCGACCGAATGTCTCGATGAGGGTTTCGATATTGTGCCCGTCGATCGGTCCGACGTAATTGAACCCGAGTTCCTCGAAGAGGATGCCGGGCAAAAAGAATCCTTTCAGCATCTCTTCGAGACGCTGTGCTATTTTCGATACGGGAACGCCCAACTTCGGTATATGCTCGAGAAATGTTCTCGTCTCCTTCTTGAACCGCAGGAATTTCTCCCCTGTCAGTATTCTGTTGAGATAGGCAGAGAGTGCTCCGACATTCTGGGATATCGACATCTCGTTGTCGTTCAGGATGACTACGAGGTCCTTCTTGAGTTGTCCCGCATGGTTCAGACCTTCGAAGGCGAGTCCGGATGTCATCGACCCGTCGCCGATGACGGCCACGACCTTGAAGTGTTCGCCCCTCTTGTCCCTCGCTTCGACGATTCCTGTCGCCGCAGAAATGGACGTTGAGCTGTGCCCCGTACCGAACACGTCATAGGGACTTTCATCAAGCCTCGGGAAGCCTGAGAGACCCTTGAATTTTCTCAGGGTCGAGAACATCCCGTATCTCCCGGTCAGGAGTTTGTGGGGATAGGACTGGTGCCCCACATCCCAGATGATCTTATCGACGGGGCAGTTCAGGGCGTAATGGAGCGCCAGGGTCAGCTCAATGACACCGAGGTTTGACGCGAGGTGGCCTCCCCCGGCCGAGACCTGTTCGATGATTATCTGTCTCAGTTCTTCTCCGAGTTCGGGCAGGCTTTCCTTCGGAATCCTCTTCAGATCATCCGGCGAGTGTATCCTCTCGAGCAACATCAAGTTCTCCTCTTCGTGATATATAGAGCTATCTCCCGCAGGGGATCGGCACTCTCCCGGAATGATTGCAGAACACCGACGGCCTCCTCCACGAGTTCCTCAGCTTTCTTAGCCGAGCGATCGATGCCGTAGAGGCCGGGATATGTCATCTTTTTCTTCTTCTCATCCGAACCTGTTGTTTTGCCCAGTTCTCCCGTGTTCCCCTGTATATCAAGTATATCATCGATTATCTGGAAAGCAAGGCCGATGTTCTCACCATACCGCGTGAGCGCCCTGAGGTTCTTCTTCCCCGCGCGGGCGAGGATAGCCCCCATCCGCACTGACACGGTGATGAGCGCTCCGGTCTTATGGGAATGAATGAACGACAGTTTTTCACTCTCCGGCGCCGCATCTTCCGAAAGGAGGTCCTCAGCCTGACCCCCGACCATCCCGTGAGCCCCTGCTGCCATTGAGACTTCACCGATAACCTTTAGCACCGCAGATGGGGGGATGCGCGATCTTGTTTCATCCAGTACTCCTCTCGGGGAGGGTGATGATAAGCGACTTGAATCCGACAGTAAAGAAAAAGCCTCTGTAAGGAGCGCATCTCCGGCAAGAATCGCCATCCCTTCCCCGAAGACCTTGTGGTTGGTAGGCTTTCCCCTCCTCAGATCATCGTCATCCATGGCCGGGAGGTCGTCATGAACGAGAGAATAGGTATGAATAAGCTCAAGGGAAGCGACGTAAGGGAGTATCTCTGTGCCGTCTCCGCCACAGGCTTCGTATGATGCGAGCGCCAGGATAGGCCTCAGTCTCTTGCCTCCGGCAAAAAGGGAATAAACCATTGCGTCGTTGAGGGTGGCAGGAGCAAGAGGCATCGAGAAGTGAGACCGGAGGAAGGAATCAATAAGATCCCGTTTATCTCTCAAGTACGTCTTTATATCAATTCTTGAGACTATCTGTCTCTGACCGGAGTTCTGCTCCGTCGAGTCTCTTCTGTTCATGGCAGGTTCTACTCCCATTCGATCGTACCGGGAGGCTTTGAGGTGATGTCATAAACGACCCTATTCACGCCCTTAACTTCATTGATTATCCTGTTCGAAATTCTTCCCATGATTTCGTACGGGATAGTTGCCCAGTCTGCGGTCATCCCGTCGAGACTGGTGACCGCCCTCACCGCTATGACGTTATCGTACGTCCTTTCGTCTCCCATAACGCCGACACTCTTTACCGGCAGCAGCACCGCGAATGCCTGCCACAGCGATCTATAGAGTCCCGCCTTCTTTACCTCTTCGAGGACAACGGCATCCGCTTTCCTGAGAATAGCCA
The genomic region above belongs to Thermodesulfovibrionales bacterium and contains:
- the dxs gene encoding 1-deoxy-D-xylulose-5-phosphate synthase, which produces MLLERIHSPDDLKRIPKESLPELGEELRQIIIEQVSAGGGHLASNLGVIELTLALHYALNCPVDKIIWDVGHQSYPHKLLTGRYGMFSTLRKFKGLSGFPRLDESPYDVFGTGHSSTSISAATGIVEARDKRGEHFKVVAVIGDGSMTSGLAFEGLNHAGQLKKDLVVILNDNEMSISQNVGALSAYLNRILTGEKFLRFKKETRTFLEHIPKLGVPVSKIAQRLEEMLKGFFLPGILFEELGFNYVGPIDGHNIETLIETFGRVMNGDSPSLIHVITKKGKGYKYSEEDPCVFHGIGPFDVDTGVVTSDTSIPAYSDVFGQAVTELAQKDMRVVAVSAAMREGTGLECFAKRYPERFYDVGIAEPHAVTFAAGLASQGLRPFVAIYSTFLQRAYDEIVHDVCLQNLPVVFAIDRAGIVGEDGPTHQGLFDISFLRHIPNLLFMAPKGGEELKAMLRLALQHEGPVAIRYPRGRVSQGAESGTPLEIGKAEMLTDGDDLAILAIGNTVNPSLKAAEMLRADGI
- a CDS encoding farnesyl diphosphate synthase codes for the protein MNRRDSTEQNSGQRQIVSRIDIKTYLRDKRDLIDSFLRSHFSMPLAPATLNDAMVYSLFAGGKRLRPILALASYEACGGDGTEILPYVASLELIHTYSLVHDDLPAMDDDDLRRGKPTNHKVFGEGMAILAGDALLTEAFSLLSDSSRLSSPSPRGVLDETRSRIPPSAVLKVIGEVSMAAGAHGMVGGQAEDLLSEDAAPESEKLSFIHSHKTGALITVSVRMGAILARAGKKNLRALTRYGENIGLAFQIIDDILDIQGNTGELGKTTGSDEKKKKMTYPGLYGIDRSAKKAEELVEEAVGVLQSFRESADPLREIALYITKRRT